Proteins co-encoded in one Astatotilapia calliptera chromosome 18, fAstCal1.2, whole genome shotgun sequence genomic window:
- the LOC113010777 gene encoding uncharacterized protein LOC113010777, which yields MRATVIDHVIVHGMTMAEAGRRVHPNLSRFTVATIIKAFRQHNRAERMPHRGGRVAIFTAAQETLIADMVRENNCIRLREIRDKVIADNVNFENIDAVSVSTMDRVLRRQQMRMKRVYRVPFERNSARHIEQRYEYVQRIMQLDAMARPHEYLFLDEAGFNLQKRRRRGRNIIGQRAITEVPGQRGGGGGGGGELKDILLDRQQHHPRLAHHMYVIIWDNVRFHKTHQIREWFTTNSDYFLNVCLPPYSPFLNTIEEFFSSWRWKVYDRQPYTRENLVRAMELACADIPVEAFQGWIRHSRAFFPRCLARDNIACDVDEVMWPNAARRHDAAQ from the exons ATGCGAGCAACAGTAATTGATCATGTCATTGTCCATGGCATGACAATGGCTGAAGCGGGACGAAGAGTACATCCAAACCTGAGTAGGTTCACCGTGGCCACCATTATCAAGGCATTTAGACAACACAACAG agCTGAAAGAATGCCACATAGAGGTGGGAGGGTTGCCATATTCACAGCGGCACAAGAAACCCTCATTGCAGATATGGTCCGTGAGAACAACTGCATTAGACTCCGAGAGATCAGAGACAAAGTCATTGCAGATAATGTAAACTTTGAGAACATTGATGCTGTCAGCGTGTCCACAATGGACCGAGTTCTCCGGCGCCAACAGATGAGGATGAAACGGGTCTACAGGGTTCCCTTTGAGCGCAACTCTGCGCGACACATAGAACAACGTTACGAGTATGTGCAA AGGATAATGCAGTTGGACGCGATGGCCAGACCCCATGAGTACCTCTTCCTGGATGAGGCTGGCTTCAACCTCCAGAAACGAAGGCGAAGAGGCCGTAACATCATTGGCCAAAGAGCCATCACTGAGGTTCCTGGccaacgggggggggggggggggggggggggg GAGCTAAAAGACATCCTCCTGGACCGTCAACAACACCATCCTAGGCTAGCACATCACATGTATGTGATCATTTGGGACAACGTCCGCTTCCACAAAACACACCAAATCAGAGAGTGGTTCACCACCAACAGTGACTACTTTTTAAACGTCTGTCTGCCACCCTACTCCCCTTTCTTGAACACTATAGAGGAGTTCTTCTCATCATGGAGATGGAAGGTTTATGACAGACAGCCATACACAAGAGAGAACCTCGTACGGGCAATGGAGCTGGCCTGTGCTGACATCCCAGTGGAGGCCTTCCAGGGATGGATTCGCCATTCCAGGGCGTTTTTCCCGCGGTGCCTAGCAAGGGACAatatagcctgtgatgtggatgaggtgATGTGGCCCAATGCAGCTCGGCGACATGATGCCGCACAGTGA
- the LOC113011199 gene encoding FK506-binding protein 1-like gives MGVDVETLRPGDGKNFPKEGSTVSVHYVGTLTNGKKFDSSRDRGSPFQFKLGAGEVIRGWDVGVAKMSLGQVAKLTCSPDYAYGSRGYPPLIPANSTLIFEVELLKF, from the exons ATGGGAGTAGACGTCGAAACCCTCAGACCAGGAGACG GAAAGAATTTTCCGAAGGAAGGATCGACAGTTTCAGTTCACTATGTCG GCACCCTGACAAACGGCAAGAAGTTCGACTCCTCCAGGGACCGAGGATCACCCTTCCAGTTCAAACTGGGCGCAGGTGAAGTCATCCGTGGTTGGGATGTAGGTGTAGCTAAG ATGAGCCTGGGCCAGGTGGCCAAGCTGACCTGCTCTCCGGACTACGCGTATGGCAGCAGAGGATATCCACCCCTGATCCCTGCAAATTCCACTCTTATCTTCGAAGTGGAGCTTCTGAAATTCTGA
- the LOC113010779 gene encoding MAM and LDL-receptor class A domain-containing protein 1 — MQDNEFFCWQSQGKVCILATLQCDYHLDCPQGEDEAGCGPCTFENDQCRWTDVSDGQSKWQRQRASNNTEPPTDHTADTGYYMRVNFSKGSTQSEAQLQSPPLSPSSPYCQIRFHFHISAESAGSLRVLMQQAGGSEAILWSRSHSTVSHWSPEHLPLGLHQQPYKVLFSGMNNAAASHVVAVDDISFLNCEKSYQPPALASFGCSFEDGLCAWVQGAEDQLDWLSGAGPTQTSNTGPAGDHTSSKGKYLYIESSSPSIKGDSAQLKSSLLPPAGEKGYCFSFWYHMFGATVGSLKMFLQTSDPLEKTLVWQKSGNQGDEWLQVQSHVNLQKVHQVVLEAAVGGEAGDIAIDDISLSPGACPVSDLCDFEDGSCNWEQQAASDSEWIRHQGYTHNPYTGPESDHTTSTPTGHYFYLPSSSTDRAGQKAAMFSPLYPADKGSCVQLWYHMYGKGMGTLNVYQQSEDGKEALIFSQTGDQGLLWRFARASLLPRLHPYRIVVEGVKAGPTQEGDMAIDDVQLTDNQCPPRGFCDFEDTMCSWSNLGEGVDQGDWLHGSGGSPNPHTGPSVDHTTNSTQGHYVYVDSFVGEWGVSSFLVSDVLQPSTRGHCLTFWYHMFGNHVGTLRVYINNRKMQAGGDEVGLLKWTETGNKGEKWQMANVSVTHDEAFWFVFVYQRGRMAGGDVALDDITIIPGSCYTEPSIDHSDNKGMIVGLAVGLIVLAGIIIFIVLVMLNQNHNKMNQQLFVNDDDAINQNSMFDLYDCRIDGTQHGTESDFSFFNKIYDPSPQAREATTSSTDA; from the exons atgcaGGATAATGAGTTTTTTTGCTGGCAGTCACAGGGAAAAGTGTGTATTCTGGCTACCTTACAATGTGACTATCATCTAGACTGCCCGCAGGGGGAAGACGaagccggctgtg GTCCGTGCACATTTGAGAATGATCAGTGCCGATGGACTGATGTTAGCGATGGACAGAGCAAGTGGCAGAGGCAGCGAGCCAGTAACAACACTGAGCCACCCACTGATCACACTGCAGACACAG GCTACTACATGAGAGTTAATTTCAGTAAGGGGTCTACACAGAGTGAAGCTCAACTCCAGAGTCCCCCGCTGTCTCCTTCGTCCCCCTACTGCCAGATTCG GTTTCACTTCCACATCAGTGCAGAGAGCGCTGGGTCACTCAGAGTGCTTATGCAGCAAGCTGGAGGGAGTGAAGCAATCTTGTGGTCACGTAGTCACAGCACCGTCTCTCATTGGAGCCCGGAGCATCTGCCTCTCGGCCTGCACCAGCAGCCTTATAAG GTTTTGTTCAGTGGCATGAATAATGCAGCTGCTTCTCATGTTGTTGCTGTGGATGATATCTCTTTCCTAAACTGTGAAAAATCCTACCAACCTCCAG CTCTGGCGTCCTTTGGCTGTTCTTTTGAAGATGGTCTGTGTGCTTGGGTTCAGGGGGCTGAGGATCAGCTGGACTGGCTTAGCGGGGCAGGTCCCACTCAAACCTCTAACACCGGGCCTGCAGGAGACCACACCAGCAGCAAAG gGAAATACCTTTACATCGAGAGTTCCTCACCGAGCATAAAGGGTGATTCAGCCCAGCTGAAGTCTTCACTGCTTCCACCTGCTGGTGAAAAAGGatactgtttttcattttggtaCCACATGTTTGGAGCCACTGTGGGTTCCCTCAAGATGTTCCTGCAAACATCTGATCCCTTAGAGAAAACTCTG GTGTGGCAAAAATCAGGAAACCAAGGAGATGAGTGGCTGCAGGTTCAGAGCCATGTGAACCTGCAGAAAGTCCACCAGGTTGTTCTGGAGGCAGCAGTGGGGGGAGAGGCTGGAGACATAGCCATTGATGACATCTCCTTGAGTCCTGGAGCATGTCCTGTTTCTG ATTTGTGTGACTTTGAGGATGGGAGCTGTAACTGGGAGCAGCAAGCAGCCAGTGATTCTGAGTGGATCAGACATCAGGGATATACTCACAACCCTTACACAGGACCGGAGAGCGATCACACCACCAGCACACCTACGGGTCACTACTTCTACCTGCCTTCATCGTCTACTGACCGAGCTGGCCAGAAAGCTGCAATGTTTTCACCTCTGTACCCAGCGG ACAAAGGATCTTGCGTGCAGCTGTGGTACCACATGTATGGCAAAGGAATGGGGACACTAAATGTTTACCAGCAAAGTGAAGATGGGAAGGAAGCTCTGATTTTCTCTCAGACAGGAGACCAGGGCCTTCTGTGGAGGTTCGCTCGGGCTTCTCTTCTGCCTCGGCTTCATCCTTACAGA ATTGTGGTGGAAGGTGTGAAGGCCGGCCCTACACAGGAGGGGGACATGGCTATTGATGATGTACAGCTGACTGATAATCAGTGTCCTCCTCGTGGATTTTGTGACTTTGAGGACACAATGTGTAGCTGGAGCAACCTGGGTGAAGGAGTCGACCAGGGAGACTGGCTCCATGGCAGTGGTGGTTCCCCGAACCCACATACAGGACCCAGTGTGGATCACACTACTAATTCCACACAAG GTCACTATGTTTACGTGGACAGTTTTGTGGGTGAGTGGGGAGTCTCATCCTTCCTGGTCAGTGATGTTTTACAGCCCTCCACACGAGGGCACTGTCTCACATTCTGGTACCACATGTTTGGAAACCATGTTGGGACTCTCCGTGTCTATATAAATAACAG GAAAATGCAGGCTGGTGGTGATGAAGTGGGCCTATTGAAGTGgactgaaacaggaaacaagggAGAAAAGTGGCAGATGGCAAATGTGTCTGTCACGCATGATGAAGCATTTTGG tttgtgtttgtgtatcagCGAGGCAGGATGGCAGGTGGGGATGTTGCTCTTGATGATATCACCATCATCCCAGGCAGCTGCTACACAGAGCCTTCCATTGATCACTCTGACAATAAGG GTATGATTGTCGGCCTTGCAGTTGGGCTAATTGTTCTTGCTGGGATCATCATCTTCATCGTCCTTGTTATGCTGAACCAAAatcataataaaat GAATCAGCAGCTATTTGTGAACGATGACGATGCGATTAACCAGAACTCAATGTTTGACCTGTATGACTGCAGAATAGAT GGCACGCAACATGGCACTGAATCTGACTTCTCCTTCTTTAACAAGATTTATGATCCATCGCCGCAAGCAAGGGAGGCCACCACTTCATCGACTGACGCTTAG